A window of the Roseburia sp. 831b genome harbors these coding sequences:
- the leuB gene encoding 3-isopropylmalate dehydrogenase: MKCQIGVISGDGIGPEIVTEAKKVLDKIGEVFGHQFCYQEILMGGCSIDATGVPLTDEAIEAAKASDAVLMGSIGGNTSTSPWYKLAPELRPEAGLLKLRKSLNLFANLRPAYLYEELKEACPLREDIIGDGFDMMIMRELTGGLYFGERKTEEVNGLIQATDVLTYNEEEIRRIAKRGFDIARKRRKKVTSVDKANVLDSSRLWRKIVEEVAKDYEDVTYEHMLVDNCAMQLVKDPKQFDVILTENMFGDILSDEASMVTGSIGMLSSASLNDTKFGLYEPSGGSAPDIAGKGIANPIATILSAAMMLRYTFDLDTEADAVERAVKEVLKAGYRTIDIMPQEDAKKALVNQVGTKEMGDLICNFLEK; the protein is encoded by the coding sequence ATGAAATGTCAGATTGGTGTAATTTCAGGGGATGGAATTGGTCCGGAGATTGTAACAGAGGCAAAAAAAGTTTTAGATAAAATTGGGGAAGTATTTGGTCATCAGTTCTGTTATCAGGAGATTCTGATGGGAGGCTGTTCCATTGATGCAACCGGTGTACCATTAACAGATGAGGCAATTGAAGCTGCAAAAGCATCCGATGCCGTTTTGATGGGATCGATTGGAGGAAACACTTCCACATCTCCATGGTACAAACTTGCGCCGGAACTTCGCCCGGAAGCAGGTCTTTTAAAATTAAGAAAGTCCTTAAACCTTTTTGCAAATTTAAGACCGGCATATTTATATGAAGAATTAAAGGAGGCTTGCCCGCTTCGGGAGGACATCATTGGGGACGGATTCGATATGATGATTATGCGAGAGCTGACAGGCGGTCTTTATTTTGGAGAACGTAAGACAGAAGAGGTAAACGGACTTATTCAGGCGACCGATGTTTTGACATACAACGAAGAAGAGATTCGCAGAATTGCAAAACGAGGATTTGACATTGCAAGAAAAAGAAGAAAGAAAGTGACAAGTGTCGATAAGGCAAACGTGCTTGATTCTTCCAGATTATGGAGAAAAATCGTAGAAGAAGTGGCAAAAGACTATGAGGATGTTACCTACGAACATATGTTGGTAGATAACTGTGCGATGCAGTTAGTCAAAGATCCAAAACAGTTCGATGTTATTTTAACTGAGAATATGTTTGGTGATATTTTGTCTGATGAGGCAAGTATGGTGACTGGTTCCATTGGAATGCTTTCTTCTGCGAGCCTGAATGACACCAAATTCGGACTTTACGAGCCAAGCGGCGGTTCAGCACCGGATATTGCAGGAAAAGGAATTGCCAATCCAATTGCAACTATTTTAAGTGCAGCAATGATGCTTCGTTATACGTTTGACTTAGATACAGAGGCAGATGCAGTGGAACGTGCAGTGAAGGAAGTGCTAAAAGCCGGATATCGCACGATTGATATTATGCCGCAGGAAGATGCAAAAAAAGCGCTGGTAAACCAGGTCGGAACCAAGGAGATGGGAGATCTCATCTGTAATTTCCTTGAAAAATAA
- the ilvD gene encoding dihydroxy-acid dehydratase gives MKSDNVKTGMQQAPHRSLFNALGFTEEEMKKPMVGIVSSYNEIVPGHMNLDKIVNAVKLGVAEAGGVPVVFPAIAVCDGIAMGHIGMKYSLVTRDLIADSTECMALAHQFDALVMVPNCDKNVPGLLMAAARINVPTVFVSGGPMLAGHVHGKKRSLSSMFEAVGSYAAGTMTEEEVREYEEKVCPTCGSCSGMYTANSMNCLTEALGMGLRGNGTIPAVYSERIKLAKHAGMAVMDMYRKNIRPRDIMTKDAILNALTVDMALGCSTNSMLHLPAIAHEVGFDFDISFANPISEKTPNLCHLAPAGPTYMEDLNEAGGVYAVMKELADIGLLHTDCMTVTGKTVGENIANAVNRNPEVIRTTDNPYSKTGGLAVLKGNLAPDGGVVKRSAVVDEMMVHEGPARVFDCEEDAIAAIKGGKIVAGDVVVIRYEGPKGGPGMREMLNPTSAIAGMGLGSSVALITDGRFSGASRGASIGHVSPEAAVGGPIALVEEGDIIKINIPQMTLDIAVSDEEMARRKANWQPRKPKVTTGYLARYASMVTSGNRGAILQIPGKKEE, from the coding sequence ATGAAGAGTGATAACGTAAAGACAGGAATGCAGCAGGCACCTCATCGAAGCCTGTTCAATGCTTTGGGATTTACTGAGGAAGAGATGAAAAAACCAATGGTCGGAATCGTAAGTTCCTATAACGAGATTGTACCGGGTCATATGAATCTGGATAAAATTGTAAATGCCGTAAAGCTTGGAGTTGCGGAAGCCGGTGGCGTACCGGTTGTATTTCCGGCAATTGCTGTCTGTGACGGTATCGCAATGGGACACATCGGCATGAAGTATTCTCTGGTAACAAGAGATTTGATTGCAGATTCCACAGAATGTATGGCACTCGCACATCAGTTCGATGCACTTGTTATGGTTCCAAACTGTGACAAGAACGTTCCTGGACTTTTGATGGCGGCAGCTCGTATTAATGTACCTACGGTGTTCGTCTCAGGCGGACCAATGCTTGCAGGTCATGTACACGGTAAGAAGAGAAGTCTTTCTTCCATGTTTGAGGCGGTTGGCTCCTATGCAGCCGGAACCATGACAGAGGAAGAGGTAAGAGAATACGAAGAAAAGGTATGTCCTACCTGTGGTTCCTGTTCTGGAATGTATACAGCGAACTCCATGAACTGTTTAACAGAAGCACTTGGTATGGGACTTCGCGGAAACGGTACGATTCCTGCTGTATATTCCGAGCGTATCAAGCTTGCAAAACATGCAGGTATGGCAGTTATGGATATGTATCGCAAGAATATCAGACCAAGAGATATCATGACAAAAGATGCTATTTTAAATGCACTGACCGTAGATATGGCACTTGGATGTTCGACAAACAGTATGCTTCATCTGCCGGCAATCGCACATGAAGTTGGATTTGATTTTGACATTTCATTTGCAAATCCAATCAGTGAGAAGACACCGAACCTTTGCCATCTTGCACCGGCAGGCCCTACTTATATGGAAGATTTGAATGAAGCCGGCGGTGTTTACGCAGTAATGAAAGAGTTAGCAGACATCGGATTGTTACATACAGACTGCATGACCGTTACCGGAAAGACAGTCGGAGAAAACATTGCAAATGCAGTAAACCGCAATCCGGAAGTTATCAGAACGACCGATAACCCATATAGTAAGACAGGAGGCCTTGCTGTATTAAAAGGAAATCTCGCACCGGATGGTGGTGTTGTCAAACGTTCTGCCGTTGTCGATGAGATGATGGTTCATGAGGGACCAGCCAGAGTCTTTGACTGTGAAGAAGATGCGATTGCTGCAATCAAAGGTGGAAAGATTGTTGCCGGTGATGTTGTTGTCATTCGTTATGAAGGACCAAAGGGTGGTCCTGGTATGAGAGAAATGCTAAATCCGACTTCAGCCATCGCAGGAATGGGACTTGGCTCCTCGGTAGCGTTAATCACAGACGGTCGTTTCTCCGGCGCAAGCCGTGGTGCTTCCATCGGACACGTTTCACCGGAGGCAGCAGTTGGTGGTCCGATTGCACTTGTAGAAGAGGGTGACATCATTAAGATTAATATTCCGCAGATGACACTTGACATTGCTGTTTCTGACGAAGAGATGGCAAGAAGAAAAGCAAACTGGCAGCCAAGAAAGCCTAAGGTTACAACGGGATATCTGGCACGTTACGCTTCCATGGTAACATCTGGAAACAGAGGTGCAATTTTACAGATTCCGGGAAAAAAAGAAGAATAG